DNA sequence from the Fusarium verticillioides 7600 chromosome 2, whole genome shotgun sequence genome:
AAACCCAATCACCTATCCACGCGCTCTTTTCATTCCCGCTATCGTCTGGCTCTCACCGTCTAGCTTACAAAATGCTAGAGACCTATCGTCAAGAGATGATGCCACTTTTTCCCTTCGTATGGTTAGGTTTGGATGAAACTCCTGAGACCTTGTTCCAAGAACGACCGATGCTGTATATGGCGTTCATGGTGGTTACGTGTCAGGAGAATATTGAGGTCCAGCAGGAACTTGCGCAAAAGTATCGAGAAGAAATTGGGCGGCGAATATGGACGCTTACAGAGAAGAACCTTCAGCTCCTTCAAGGCATTTTGGTTTTCTTGGCATGGTATGTCTTTGGCCTGAAGCAAGCACTTTCACATATTGACATCTGAAGGTACCAAACTCATTGGGTGCTTGGTCACCAACTCAGCAATCTCATGTACACGGCCATGTCACTAGTCACagagcttggtcttgacaaaGAGCCTTCATCAGGCACCAGGACTGCACCAGGGGTTTTGACTGAAATCACAAAGAAGCAAGAACCTCAGCCTGTGAGAACAAATGATGAGAGGAGATGCCACTTGGGGGTCTTTTGGTTGAATTCATTGTAAGCAAGAGCCACCATGTAATTTCAACATGCTAACTGGCCTGATATAGACTAAGAATTTGTGTCAAAGACATTGTACCGATGCCCTCGCGaccctccatcaacaacagctgctCAATTCTCGAAGCGGGACTGGAATCTCCCTGGGACACTTATCTCGTGCAACTGGTGAAGATACAACTCGTTGCTAGTTCTATCAGTGCAACGCTGTaccaagacttggaaagaaaCGAGGCACAGATCTCGCATACGCTATTTATGGCAACATCACACGTGGAGAGACAGGTACAAGATCTCGGAGCGACTCTGCATCAAGGATCCCGTCTTCAAGGTAGTACAACAGCCTGAAACTTCTTCAGTACCTGAATCTGACCTTCAGCAGCACCATTGACCATGTCATTCCACATGCTCCAAGTTTACCTCTACAAAATCGGCATCGACGAACGCCTCCACGAACCACCCAATCCAaacctcctctcctcctccgacCCCTCCCCCCATACCCTCCGCTGCTCCTATCTCCTCGTATCATGCCTCAACGCCGTCAAAGCCGTGATCGAAAACTTCCTCCTCCTAAAATCCCccaccatcctctccatgCCGTACTCCTACTGGATCCAGATGGGACACTGCATAAACATGTTTTCCCGACTGCTGGTTACACACTCCACCCTCTGGGATCCGAACCTCGTCACGGGCATACACGATTTCACATCGACGCTGGAGCGGGTGGCGGTCAAGATTGAGGGGGCTATGAGGGAGGGGGCGGGCATGACGCCACCGAGATACTTACCGTCTATGTTCAATCAGATGAGGGGCAAGTTGATTGATATTTGTGGCAAGGTTGGGGAGAGCTCGAAGGCTATGGCGCAGGGATATGTTGGGACGCCGACGGCGCCAGAGAGTTTTGATACGGGGAATATGATTATggatgaagagactgagGCTTTGTTGTTTAGTTTTCTGGGCGAAGGAGACTTCTTGTGAACTTTGGACGCATTTCGAGCATCGGCCAGTTGAGAAATATACCATCAATAATGATCAATTCAATTGTATTTCGACAATTCTGGTTAGACTCAGAAACCTTTCAGTGGTAGTGCTTATAAGATCGGCCCAAACTATCGCAACAATCTCACTGCCGAACATCCCGGCTACAGCCTCCCGAGCATTCGTATGGACGAAAACCTGCATGTTGAAATATCATAGGATTCATTTTCTTGATAAGCAATTAGCCCAACTGGCGCCGTAACCAATCAGGTCCTCTATTTTTTGGGCGTCATATTGTGGCAGAGAAATGTTGTTTATATGAATACAAGACATCCCCATCGTCGGTGGCTTTTTTGCCGAGGTTATCAACCCTATCCATCCCTTCAAAAATTCCAAACTACCAACTTCACTTCACCCTGATTAACCATGAAAATGTTCAACGCTTTGTTGACAGGCCTTTACGGCAGCTTTCTGGCACATGCGTATCCCGTTGATCACCCTGCCAAGTTCTCGAGACTTGTCGTTTTTGGTGATAGTTTCAGCGATAACGGGAATGGGTCTTGGGTCGTGAGCAATGGGACTTGGCCTGTTGATCCAGCGTACTATCGCCATTCTTTCTCGTGAGTTTTTGTTTTCTCAATTGAGATTGTATACTAATTATGAGAAGTAATGGGCCGAAATGGAATGATGTAGTGGCCGAGAAGTTGggtcttgagctcatcaacctcgcGACTGGTGGAGCTACCACCAACAATGATTTCGTCGCTGGAGGTACAGGTGCTGAGTCGACAATTCCTGTACCTTCAGCTGCGGATCAAGTTCTGTCGTTTCTATCGTGGGATCAACCTCAGGCTGGTGATATCTTTGTTCACTGGATTGGTGCCAATGACATTCTTTTCAACACTAGTATTACCGGAGCACAAGTCACGAGCTTGATCAACGAAAACGTTAACAGACTATTTCAAGCCGGTAAGACCTCCCTTCAAACTCAAAATTCATATTCTGATTCGATACAGGTGCAAAGACTATTATCCTCGCGAATTATCTCAACGCAACAACCTTTCCAGCAACGTTCAACTCTTCAGCCTACAACGTACCCAGCGTGCAAGAATATGTTCCGGCCTTGACAAAGGGTCTCGAGCAAATCGCAGCAGGATACTCAGCATACGCCAAGACCGCAGTGGTCGACGTGCAGGATCTATTCAACGACATGTTTTCGGATCCCGAGGCGTACGGGTTCGATGAGGACTATGTTAATCCTCCGACTGCATGTCTCACGGGGGTTTATACGAGCGAGGGTGTTCCACGACATTTATGCAGTGATCCCGAGAAGCATATCTTTTTCGACTCGTATCACCCCGTTAAAGAGGTCCATGCTTTAGTAGCAAAGTTGTTCGTAAAGAGTATTGAAGGGTTCTcggcttgatcttgtcggTCAGGCCTTGGGCATCAGATCCGGAGCGTCGCGAGGTCTCGCAGACTTACTTGTCAAGTATCAGCACACATTCTCATTAACAAGTCTTGGTCACTTACAAGCCGAGAAGTCGTACCTCGGGGAGATACCGATCGTTCGGGATGCCCCTTGGCGTTCCagtcaaccttcttgaagacAGGCTTGGGGCTATTGGTCTCGTCACGAGTTGTTGTGCCCAGGGGAGACTCCTTTCGGTTCAGGCTTTCTCCGGTCCCCCCGCCGTCCCAGTTGACCTGTTTGAAGTTGGGTGATGCGGTGTGGTCGTCCCTGGGCCTATTTCTATGCGGGATAACATGGCTTCTCGTGGGTCCGAATTCGTAGAGGGGACCTTTGCCGGCTTCAAGGCAACCCTTACCCTTTCGCTCGATGTATTCACCCCCTGCGTTTCTGAAAATATAATTGGTATGACGATACTTCCATCTGTTCTCGTCGCGAGCTTCTATGTTCTTTTCTCGGATGAAAAAGCACATGTCGAAAAGTGTGTCGAACTTTGCAGGGCGTAGACCGTAGATGAAGCGTACCTACAGGTAGCTGAGAATGACACCATTCACACCTAAAAGAAAAAGGTGTAGTTAAGGTATGCGGCAGAGAGACAGAGCTGAAATGGCGCGACAAAAGTTGAAGCTAATTGGAATTCATCAGTGTGCTGGCTTGATATGTGTCGTTGAGCGATGAGACGTCATAGGCCTCAACTGTTAATTACCTaagaaagggaaagaaatcatgagagagaaaaaggGAAGTCAGGCGGAGTACCTTGGACGCTTGAGCTGTTTTTCTCAAGTGACTTCCGTGCCAACAAACCAGGACAGACGCGTTCAGTAACCACGACCACAgtgattcatcatcagccccAGACTCTTGCACCTTGTAGCCCCTCCTAGAGCCGTACAACAACCTAAGTGCTGGGCTCGGAAGACCAAGGCAATCCTAAATTTCAGTGGTTAGAATGTATTATTTGCGGtcgagacttgtggctgagatgagaagctgaaagctacgtacctaggtagttcGATATGTGGGCAGTTGGTATTAATCTGTGTTTGTTAACCTTTTTCTTGGTTATCTTCCCAATGATTGCGAGCTAGTGATCTTTTGTTGTAATACATGGAGGGACTAATGGTGAAGATTCTTCGAGTGATTGGTCTGTATTGTCTCCAAGATATCTTATGCACTGTGAAATTCCATTGGCACTTGACCATTTTGACATTGCGATTCTTCGTCTCTAGAGTGAGGAGGTGTTACTGTTACCCACGTGAAGagactaggtaggtagccaaCTCTACTCCTCCGAGCCCTCCCCAATTATCGTCTACAGAGGTCACATCCCCTCCCAAGTCCCCTTTATTTCCTTTCCCCTgtcccatcatcaaccacagcACAAGTCACCACTTATCGGGATCTTTTGTCTCAACAGTAGTTAacacttcttcaagcttATAACGTCTCATCGAGACATATCGAGCCAACACACTGAAAAGTCCCGATCAACTTTCATTTCCTTTCTTACCGATCCTCCCAGCCCAGACATTCCTCACAATGTGCTGTGGCAGCTCCAAAGACGTGAAGCCGCCAGTGGAACGAACCCCCGGAAACATGGGGATTTATCGCAACAACAACTTTCCCATGTACCCAGAGGAACATGCAGAGGACAAGTTTCGAAGGGACGAGTACCAGTCCCACAAGCACagtatgatgaagagccagcgGAATATCCAGGGTCTCGGGTAAGCACTGTCACTTGACCTTATCAGAGCAGTTGAGTTGGCTAACAGTATTCCAATCCAGGCGGTTCAAGGGATTCCCTCTGCCCGGCGAAACCCGTCGCTCAGGTTCAGGAAGTTCAGGGTGCTCATCCCCTGCCCCAGTAGCGGAGATGTCAGCCAAAGCCCGCGCCTCAGCTGCTGAATACCCCAACGTACCGCTTGGGGGTAGACGACCTTCCGTAGGGCGCTTCGACAGGTCCCCTGCCTTTGGATAGGGAGGGAAGTTGGGGAGAGAGTTCGCTCCCCCACAAGATCCATATCGGAAATCGAtcaaagagaggagagaaggcaGAGTATATTCAGACTTTCCATGGATCCATACCGGTAGTGGGGGTAGACAGGCGATAAGTTAGGGAGGAAAGACTGCCGATTGATGCTTATGATGTCTCAACGAGACGTGTGTGAGGCGCGAGTCAGTTTAGGCAGTATATCAGCTACCAACACAATTGCCTAAGACATGCTTTATAAATCCACCTGACGATGATTACATCTAATACATAAAGAGAACTCTAAACACGTTCCCCAAGGGCTAACATGGCTGCCCTATTCCCCATCGAAGCTCGTCAACCCCAGTTTCAACGAGAAATATGAAGCCAACACACTGAAGGAAAGGTTGCCTAAATCATTTTGCAACCTTTATCTCAAGTAATAAAAGACTTTAGTAACTTGGCCTACGCTTAGGGGACTCTACCAAGTTTATCTTAACAccctcttctcaagtcttaggctttcttgctccctgaggtCTGTCAATACACAAACACAACTCACCCCCAGCACCCAAGACAACCGAAAGCATCACGGTGACAGCAAAAGAGGCGGTAGCACATTGCTTCAATCTTATCTCATGAAATTTTACTTGTAACATCATATTTTTACATATCCATCCCCCAGCATACACCTAATATACAAAGTCCCTCTTCACTCTTACACCAAATGCCCCAAATCATCAAGGATGCATCCCTCCATGCTTTTTCTATAAGATCTCTCTTCCCAATCTGAAGTATGGTATTCTGTAAACAGAGATCCCCTATCGTAAAAAAATTACAAGACATTAATTAGTGGAGATGTGCTTGCCACCTCACTCAGCGGGCGCCCCTTTTCTaggccttcttctcaggaGGTGGTGCACCGCCGCCGAACATGCCACTGAACGAACCCATCATGCTGTTCATAGCTTCCTTCTGGGccgcctccatcatggcggcTTCTTCCTTGAGCCACTTCTCGCCGTTCTCGCGgatctgcttctcgagctccaTGTAGTTGCGCTGGCCGCGCTCACGGGCAACGTCTTGGAGCATCTTGCCCTGCGCAAAGGCCTCGGCGGGGTTTTGCTCGCCTTCGGGGGAGACCATCATGCTCATATTGCTAGGGTTGAGTCCAAGGAGGTTACCGAGGGCACCGACGCCAGAGCCGTGCTTTTGCTTGTGGGCGagttgcttggcttggaacTCCTTGcgggcgatggcttcacgaCGAGCGAATTCCGTGGGGATGTGCTTGCCTTCGAAGGATTTAATGACCTTACGGACGTCTTCGTACTGCATAGTGTGGATGTACTCGAGGAAAGGAATGAGGTTGACTAGCTCCTTGTCGTTTCGGTCGCCCTTCCAGGggtcaaggatgatggcGTTCTCGGGTTGATTGCGGACGTGCTTGGGGTTggtgtcgatgatgatgaccttcttcagaTCACGGTTGAGGTATGAAAGGTCCTAAACTGTTAGCGCAAGAACACTGATGACTATTGAGGACGCTTACCTTGACAAtctctccattctcaaacttggtAGCCTCTCGGTAGAGGGGCCACAAGATTAATCGGAAAGGATCCAATTTCCTCATGATAGGCTCGCCAGTAGCAAAAGGCACAGAAGTGAAGAGGACCAGCTCATAGTACTGACTAAGATACCGTATGAAGTAGTCGAAACCAGGTCGCTTTGCAATTCTCCAGCCATGTTCACGGGACCACTCGCTGTGAACAAGCAGGTCGTCCAAGCTCAGGCAGAGAGTATAAGGGCGCTCGAACGTAGGATCGGGATCGGGGAGGAGCTTCTCGAATGCAGGCTCCTGGTAGTAAGTGACGGACTCGGTCAAACGGGCCTTGGCACGCTTCCACCACAGACCAGGACCAGGGCCGTTGGGAATGTCAGAGTGACGCTCAGCTTCGATGGTGTCTTCCCAGTTTCGGCCCATGTATAGAACGCTCAGAGTACCACCGGCAGCAGCTGTGATAAGCATGAATCTTGTCCACCACTTGCGATTTCGCTCAGAAGTAGAGACATATTCCGATCGCTCACGCCCACCACTCGactcagcctcctccatctcctgcagttccttctgctccttcttcttatcaccACCCATCTCCTCAAACAGCGTCGAAGGAATACCCTGTGTCAAATCGGGTAGCTTGTGGAAAGGTATTTGCTCCCCCTCCTTCGGAGCCTCGGGTGACTTCTGGCCAGCCTTGTCGACGTCATTCTCCGCAGGCTTCTCGACATTTTCAGCATCGTTTTGCGCCTGTGGAGGCTTCTGTTTCGAAtctttgttttgttgagAGGAGGACTTCTTGGCGTATGTTCGGAGCCATGGCGAGGCAAATTGAGGAGCAGCGGCGGGAAGAGCTCGGAGAGAGGGAGATGCGACGGGCCGTGACAGACGAGCTgtcatcaagcccaagcgcGAAGCCTGGGCTACTCTGGACAGCATAGCGAAGGGAGAGGAGCTGAACCGCTATGGTTGAAGGGGTTGTTTGGCGGTTTCGATGGTGAAGGATCCAACTTCAATGGCCTAAGGCGTTGACGTGCAGCTTGACGAAGTTGGTCTGATACTCCGCCATAGAATGGCATGGCGTCGTCGGCCGTGGAAAAAAATCGCACGGTTCTGGTCCAAAgtggagcttcttgagagaaGACACCGCGGATTAGCCGTGCTCAGTAGCACGGACTTTTGATAGGCCGATGGCGTcatatccttcttgacgCTCACGTGAAGTCGGGACATCAGCTCCGGTCACCCTCCGATCATGAACCCCTCCATGAGGCCCAGTAAAGACCCTTGCTCAGTGAAATGGCCATTCAAGTTGATGACATTCTCAACCAAGAAGACGATATTTAACAGTGCAAGCGCTTCTctattctcatctcatttccATCGCTTCGCTTGTGCCATCGAGAATTTTCCTATCATTTCTCTATAGCTAAAGAATTTCTCTTCTGCAAAAGATATTCCTTTTTTTCGCCACGATCCAACTAGTCCCCGATTATTCCGACTAGCTACCCGAGACTCCAATTTGACGCCGCCGTTCTACAGTGCTTTCTCATCGATTGCTTCTGCACCATGATACTCACCCTCATGATCAACCTCACTCCTCCAAACTAAACGAAACCTTCAAGATTAGGCCATTAGTATACGCCCGTTGTCATCTCCTCTAGCCCCATCTACCCACCTCAATTCTCGTTATCGTCGAAATTCTCCTCTTTGCCACCTAATACTCACAACCACTCACCATGGCCCGACGATCGAGCAAGAGCTCAGCGTCTCGCCCATCGCTGAGCTCTCGTCCAGCTGGCTCAATACGTATCGTAATGCCCTCTGCCAAAAGCGCACCCCCCGCAGACCCTGCGCCCGCCgtcacagaagaagatgtcaacaagatcaatATCGCCGACTTGACACTCGACGTCCCTCTCATTCCTCTTCGCCCAAAACGCCGAGTCCCAAAAACACCATTTCACTTCCTCTCACTACCCGCGGAAGTGCGCATTCAGATATACACATACTTTTTCGACGACGTCGATAAGCTTTTAGATCTCGGTCCTCAGAATTATAAACGCGTGCATAAGAAACTAGGCCTCATGCGCGTCTGCAGACAGGTTCATGATGAGGCGACTTTTGCGTTTTATAGCACACGGACGTTTCGATTGTTTCCGACGTACCCTGGAAAAtacttcaagagcaagaagcctCTCCTGGCGAGGCTTAAGCCGCAGCAGCGCAAGTGCGTCACATCGCTTGAGTTGCGACTTGGCCCCGGATGGAATGCGCCGCCCAGGGGATGGGTCGTCAACCCCGCGCTGGGGCTCTCTGACTGTGTCGACGTCGAGCGCCTGAACGTGTTTGTGGAGTGTGACCCTAGtgacaacatcttccagGGTTGGCGTCGCTCAGATGGATTCTACGAGGGCTTCAGCCGAAATATTCTGACTGATGTTATAGAGGCCCTACCATCTGTTCACACTGTCCAGTTTGACGGCTGGACTAGCGTTAAGAAGTCTGGTGATATGATGCAAGGCCTCATGGGCGTCGTCAACGAAGCTGGTCTAGCTATTGAATGGGGACCTGAGAGAGGATGGACGGACACctctgttgatgaggaagatgagactCAAAAGGTGGGCTACCCTGAAGGGTTCCCTCATCCAGGATACGAGTCTCATGGTTTACTGGCTTTGGCCTGAGTGTACGATTCTTACGATGGAGAGCTTTGGCTCAAATGAGATTTACGAAGCGGACTTTTAAACTGGTATGCAGCAGATAACACATGTACTCTTAGCTTTATTCATAAGATGAACACTATAGTAGCTCTTTAATGCTATTTCAACTCATGGTATCGTTCTCATCTATGCTTCGTGAATCCAAAACACTAACAAACTAGTCTTACTGCGCACCGAGCATTCGAAGTGCATTGCGTAGCTCTTGAACTGCAGTGGGCACATCTTCAAAGTTGAGTGCGGATATAGCCCACTTGGCGTGCTTCTGCGCCTGGTTAATATCCCTTTGATCTGTTGTGAAACCAGTCGTCTGGACaggcgctggagctggcggctgaggagcaggggCCTGGCGAATCACAGGTGGAGGGTTTGAAGCAGCAGGATGAGGAGCGCTCGGAGTCGTTGTCCAGGATGGAGGTGCTGAAGGGGTAAATGGCTCAGGCGGGGGAGGAGCAAATTGTGAGGGAAGCTTGGTGGGAATTTGAGGTGATGGTTGAGGAGGAATCTGTGTCGCAGGCTGTGCTGGGGACTCTGGCACAGGAGACACAGCAGGCGGTAGACCAACGggtggcggaggaggaggactaCCAGATAGACCTGGCGTAGGACTCTGACTCAAAGGCGATGGGACGAATGGCTCCGGCGCTTGGGGCTGGTGTtcaggttgaggagggaAGTATCCAGGATCATCTGGGATTCTAGGCGGCGCATCCGTGAATGTAGGAACACTAGGAGATTCTCCAGCGTCTGGCGCATCCTCAACCGAAGCGCGAGGAGCTCCGGATAGAAGTTGGACTTCAGGATCAGAGGGGTCGAGAGCAACTTCcggctcaggctcagggGCATTGGGGTTCGTCTCGTTGGGATCTTTTCCTTCACGAATGGCCTTTAGGATTCGAGCAGCGTTCCATTTGGCGaatttgatcttcttgacgactTCGGGATCAGGCTCTCCCCATTCGCGAGTGAGGTCGAAAAACGTCGCAGCAGCGTCGAATGTATCGGCAGTTTGTCTTCAACTCGTTAGTCATGCCTTTATAACGCCAGCAAACGACATACCTCGTCACCTTGTTAGCGCGCATGGTTCGCTCAGCTCGTTCAAACGTCTGCTGAGCGAATTGCTCAACATAAGCTTGTCCCGCAGCGTTATCGACAatcgcatcatcatcagctcgTTCCGTCTTTGTAGCCTCGAGGCGCTCGATCAATGTCTTTGTGAACTCAAAGGTATCGTCGTCGGTGGTATGCAGGCTCTTTCCCACGATTTGGTTGACAGCATGGTATTCACCTAAGAAACGTTATCAGGAGttgtcttggctgaggtATGTGGTTGTTGCGTACACCAGTATGCGATTGCGGGCTTGATGCTTCTCAGCTGATTTGCGCGATTGATGAAGCGACTGACTTCGGGGATTTTGAGCGCAGCTGGAAGAGGTTCTGCCATGTTGATGTCGTATCTTAATATCCCCAAGTAATTTCGGATTTGCGAGCGTAGAGAATGGAAGTCGAGTCAAGATGGCGCAAATTAATGCCAACTCCAAGtcgagtcaagtcaagtcaagtcaagcaagCTGTCTTGGAGATCATGCACCCCACCTCTCTCAACCTTActcctccctcctcttcctgtcTGCCTAGCATTGGCGTAAGGTTAGCGGCGCACAGCCACTGGTTCCCCGGATTCGATCAGCTCACGCCACTTGTGGCTCTAGCTCAAGCCGTCGAATCAGAGACCCTGGCTTCACTTTTTGGGACGTCTGTCACCGTGGctttttcctttccttttccaGAAGATGCCACTttgttcttgacgaggaCCAACAGGCAACTATAacttcttttttttccaGTGCAAGGACACTGTAGAAGTTATTTCTCCTTCGTCACCATACAACTGAATCTTGTCTCTTAATTGTTCATTGTACTGGAGAGATACTTCACCATGCCTAACCCCACCTCGCtcttggtgaccttgacaGCTGCTCTTGCGGCTCTGCCagaggctcaagctgccaTCTACACCAAGAACTCACCTGTTCTTCAGGTCAACGCTCGCAACTACGATAAGCTCATTGCAAAGTCCAACTACACCTCTGTGAGtatttcatctcatcactaTCGACTATCGCCACTTACACATCATAGATCGTCGAGTTCTACGCCCCATGGTGCGGCCACTGTCAGAACCTCAAGCCCGCCTATGAAAAGGCCGCCAAGAACCTCGATGGTCTCGCTCAAGTCGCTGCTATTGACTGCGATGATGAGTCCAACAAGCAGTTCTGTGGTGGTATGGGTGTTCAGGGCTTCCCAACTCTTAAGATCGTTCGTCCTGGAAAGAAGACTGGTAACCCTGTTGTTGAAGACTATCAGGGTCAACGAACTGCAGGTGCTATTCAAGAGGCTGTCAtgagcaagatcaacaaccatgTTACGCGTGTGGGCGACAAGGATCTTGACTCTTTCCTCAAGGGCGATAAGCCCAAGGCTATTCTTTTCACTTCAAAGGGAACGACAAGCGCTTTGATTCGAAGCATTGCCATTGACTTCCTTGATGTTATTTCAGTGGCCCAGATCCGTGATAAGGAGACAGCGGCGGTTAAAAAGTTTGGCATTGAGAAGTTCCCagctcttgttctcattcCCGGCGAAGGCAAGGATCCTATTGTCTACGATGGcgagatggccaagaaggatatgGTCAAGTTCCTTTCACAAGTTGGAGAGCCTAACCCCGTTCACGCCACTGGAAACGCCAAGAGctcaaagcccaagaaggccgagTCGAAGAGCGCTAAGAGcgccaagaagagcaaggctACTGAGGCTGCAAAGGAGGAGCCAGTTGAGTCAAAGGAGTCTTTCACTGAGGCTGCCGAGGCAGTTCCCACCATCATTCCTATCTCTACTATCTCTAGTCTAGAGAAGCTCGCCGAGGAGTGTCTCGCTCCCAAGTCTCACACCTGTGTTCTCGTCTTCACTCCCGGTGAAGCTGGTGAGAAGGCAGTCGACTCGCTTTcccacctcaacaccaagtaCGTTCACGGTGGCCGAAAGACATTCCCCATCATCGCTGTTCCCACCGACAGCGACGCTGCCTCTACTCTTCCCAAGGCTCTTGGGTTCAAGAACGAGGTCAACCTGATCGCTATCAACACTCGCCGCAACTGGTGGCGTCAGTACGAAGGCGACTTTAGCCTCGCCAGCGTTGAGAACTGGATTGATGCTATTCGCATGGGCGAGGgtgccaagaagaagatccccGAGGGTGTTATTGTCGAaaagactgaggagaagtCTACTCAAGCTACTGACCCCGAACCCGAGGTTGAGACTGATGGTCCtaaggaagccaagactgaggttgagactgaggctgagattgagtCTGAGACTCtagctgaagctgaggccgAGGCAAAGACCCCTGAGCCGGAAGCTGAACCTGTCGCCGAGTCTAAAGCTGagcccaagaccaaggaggagattAAGCACGAGGAGCTGTAAGGGGAATGGATCCCTTAAATCTTACAATTAGTCTGTGACTATAGCTTTGATAGCGAAGACATACCTGCCATATAGCAGATGAAACAAATAACTCCAAAACATTTCTATGACCCAATGCACATGGTATCTAATCATCCAAATCCATCCCCATAGCATCGTTCTTCTCCACCGCACCCTCCCTGACCATCTCAGCACCCTTATCCTTAACAACCTGATCCAAAAACTGCTTCACCTGTTTACAGCCATCTACACCAACGACCAACATTCCCTCCAATCTGCTGACTTGCACACGACTCTCGCATACGAGTACTGCCACCCGATCGTCATCACCCTGTGTCGCGACCGTCAAGAATGGTAgttcttgctcttcttggttgTTTAGATCGAGGAGAGGATCGGCTGTGTCGTCGCCGGCGGCATATGTCGATGTTGAACCAGCTGTACAGGCGGCAATGTAATCTGTCATTGGGATACCAGCGTCGATGAGGGCGAGAGTCGTTGCGTTTAGAAGAGCGGCGAGGAGGGATCC
Encoded proteins:
- a CDS encoding mitochondrial import inner membrane translocase subunit TIM50; protein product: MLSRVAQASRLGLMTARLSRPVASPSLRALPAAAPQFASPWLRTYAKKSSSQQNKDSKQKPPQAQNDAENVEKPAENDVDKAGQKSPEAPKEGEQIPFHKLPDLTQGIPSTLFEEMGGDKKKEQKELQEMEEAESSGGRERSEYVSTSERNRKWWTRFMLITAAAGGTLSVLYMGRNWEDTIEAERHSDIPNGPGPGLWWKRAKARLTESVTYYQEPAFEKLLPDPDPTFERPYTLCLSLDDLLVHSEWSREHGWRIAKRPGFDYFIRYLSQYYELVLFTSVPFATGEPIMRKLDPFRLILWPLYREATKFENGEIVKDLSYLNRDLKKVIIIDTNPKHVRNQPENAIILDPWKGDRNDKELVNLIPFLEYIHTMQYEDVRKVIKSFEGKHIPTEFARREAIARKEFQAKQLAHKQKHGSGVGALGNLLGLNPSNMSMMVSPEGEQNPAEAFAQGKMLQDVARERGQRNYMELEKQIRENGEKWLKEEAAMMEAAQKEAMNSMMGSFSGMFGGGAPPPEKKA